The following nucleotide sequence is from Bacteroidota bacterium.
CATGGCTACTGCCAATACACTGGCTGGTGTTTTAAATGGTGCCCGTCAGGTTGAAGTTACTATCAATGGTATTGGTGAACGTGCCGGAAATACTTCGCTCGAAGAGGTTGTAATGTCCATAAAAAGCCGCAAGAATCTGGCAATCGAAACAGGAATTAATACACGCCAGATCTATAAAACAAGCCGCCTGGTTTCGTCACTGATGAATATGCCCGTGCAGCCCAACAAGGCCATTGTAGGCAAAAATGCTTTTTCCCACTCTTCTGGCATTCATCAGGATGGGGTATTGAAAAATCGCGAGAATTACGAGATTATTGACCCCGTTGAGGTAGGAGTGAGCGAGTCAAGTATAGATCTCACTGCCCGAAGCGGCAGGGCAGCCCTCAAACATCGTCTTCAACTTTTAGGCTACGAGTTCGAAACAGAAGAATTGAACAAGATTTACGACGATTTTCTTGAACTGGCCGACAAGAAAAAGGGTGTGAACGACGAGGATCTTCAAATTTTGGTGGGCAATAAACACATAGGTGAAAAACGCTCCATCGAGCTTAAGCATCTTCAGGTTTTAGCTGGATCCTCAACCATACCTATGGCAACCGTGGTTCTTGATATTAACGGCGAAGAATTTTCGGCTACTGAAGCAGGAAATGGACCGGTAGATGCTGCCTATTCAGCCGTTAAAAAAATGGTGATGCATAAAGTTAAGCTCGAAGAATATATCGTTCAGGCAATAACCAAAGGTAGCGATGATGTAGGTAAGGTACATGTGCAAATTGAGAACAAAGGAAAAATCTATTATGGTTTTTCAGGCAATACCGACATTATTACCGCTTCGGTCGAAGCGTTTATCGATGCGATCAATAAAATTGTTTAGCAGATACTAAATTTGTAATCGCGTCTGACTTTCAATATAAACTTATTAAAGTATATAATTTTTAATAATAAAAAATGGGAAAAACATTATTCGACAAAGTTTGGGATGCTCACGTAGTATCCGAAATCGCGGGCGGCCCCAGCGTGTTGTATATCGACAGGCATCTGATACACGAAGTTACAAGTCCTCAGGCCTTTGCAGGCCTCGATGCGCGTGGCATTAAAGTGTTCAGACCCGAAAGAACAGTGGCCACTCCCGACCACAACGTACCTACAAAAGATCAGCATGTTACCATTAAAGATGTACTATCAAAAACCCAGGTTGAAACCCTTGCCCGTAATACAGAAAAACACGGAATCAGGCATTACGGACTAAATCATCCTTATCAGGGTGTGGTGCACGTAGTGGGGCCGGAGCTTGGGCTTACCCTGCCCGGTATGACTATTGTGTGTGGCGATTCGCACACTGCTACCCATGGTGCCTTTGGCAGCGTTGCTTTTGGTATTGGAACCAGCGAGGTTGAGATGGTAATGGCTACCCAGTGCATCTTGCAGCCAAAACCAAAGCGCATGCGCATCAATGTCGATGGAAATCTTGGCAAAGGTGTAACAGCCAAAGACATCATCCTGTACATTATTTCAAAAATTTCAGCAAGTGGTGGAACTGGCTATTTTATCGAATACACCGGTTCGGCCATCCGCAGCCTTTCTATGGAGGGTCGAATGACGGTATGCAACATGAGTATCGAAATGGGTGCCCGTGGGGGTCTGATCGCTCCTGACGAAGTAACCTTTAAATACATTAAGGGCCGTGAGTTTGCACCCAAAGGTGAAGAATGGGATAAATTGTATGCCTATTGGCAAACTCTTCAGTCCGACAGCGATGCCAAATTCGACATGGAGTTGAACTACCATGCAAGCGACATTGAGCCAATGATTACCTATGGAACCAACCCCGGAATGGGTCTTGGAATTAGTGAATCTATTCCTACATTGGATTCTATCGAAGATGCTACGCGGGCAACTTTCCAAAAATCGCTTCAGTACATGAATTTTGAAGCAGGTTCGGCCATGATTGGCAAACCCATCGACTATGTATTTGTAGGTAGCTGTACCAACGGACGTATAGAAGACCTGCGGGCCTTTGCAGAGTTTGTAAAAGGCCATAAAAA
It contains:
- a CDS encoding 2-isopropylmalate synthase, with translation MSEKLYIFDTTLRDGEQVPGCQLNTVEKIEVAKALELLGVDIIEAGFPISSPGDFKSVVEISKAVKNPTICALTRAVEKDIDVAAEALKSAKRGRIHTGIGTSPYHIKYKLNSNEDEIVERAIAAVKYAKKYVEDVEFYAEDAGRSENAYLARVIEAVIKAGATVVNIPDTTGYCFPHEFGEKIKYLVDHVPNIHKAIISTHCHNDLGMATANTLAGVLNGARQVEVTINGIGERAGNTSLEEVVMSIKSRKNLAIETGINTRQIYKTSRLVSSLMNMPVQPNKAIVGKNAFSHSSGIHQDGVLKNRENYEIIDPVEVGVSESSIDLTARSGRAALKHRLQLLGYEFETEELNKIYDDFLELADKKKGVNDEDLQILVGNKHIGEKRSIELKHLQVLAGSSTIPMATVVLDINGEEFSATEAGNGPVDAAYSAVKKMVMHKVKLEEYIVQAITKGSDDVGKVHVQIENKGKIYYGFSGNTDIITASVEAFIDAINKIV
- the leuC gene encoding 3-isopropylmalate dehydratase large subunit, translating into MGKTLFDKVWDAHVVSEIAGGPSVLYIDRHLIHEVTSPQAFAGLDARGIKVFRPERTVATPDHNVPTKDQHVTIKDVLSKTQVETLARNTEKHGIRHYGLNHPYQGVVHVVGPELGLTLPGMTIVCGDSHTATHGAFGSVAFGIGTSEVEMVMATQCILQPKPKRMRINVDGNLGKGVTAKDIILYIISKISASGGTGYFIEYTGSAIRSLSMEGRMTVCNMSIEMGARGGLIAPDEVTFKYIKGREFAPKGEEWDKLYAYWQTLQSDSDAKFDMELNYHASDIEPMITYGTNPGMGLGISESIPTLDSIEDATRATFQKSLQYMNFEAGSAMIGKPIDYVFVGSCTNGRIEDLRAFAEFVKGHKKASNVVAWIVPGSKQVEKQAIEEGLDKVLAASGFELRQPGCSACLAMNDDKVPERLYAVSTSNRNFEGRQGPGSRTLLASPLTAAAAAIRGKITDPREFL